One part of the Anopheles coustani chromosome 2, idAnoCousDA_361_x.2, whole genome shotgun sequence genome encodes these proteins:
- the LOC131267765 gene encoding gamma-soluble NSF attachment protein-like produces MSSKIEEAQEHIRQAEKCLKTSLLKWRPDYDNAAEEYNKAATCFRNAKSLDQCRDCLIKSSDCHRQNRALFHAAKCFDQAILISKEMNKLGDIRGLAERACNLYQQHGSPESGATVLDKAAKILEQSHPEDALQLFKQAVDVVTIEDSTRQGAEYASKVSRIMVKLGMYDQAADAIRREIGLLQQVGSDSAIGRLAVALVLVQLARGDYVAAEKAFKEWGNCCDAAEVQTLESLLQAYDDEDPELAQRALSSPFIRHMDIEYARLARDLPLPKGMAIAPKANVIENAAASYVSPNSGAAIDASKPVAGPAGDDEEDGGLC; encoded by the exons ATGTCGAGCAAAATCGAAGAAGCGCAGGAGCATATTCGTCAAGCCGAAAAATG TTTGAAAACATCCCTGCTCAAATGGCGACCCGATTACGACAATGCTGCCGAGGAATACAACAAAGCAG CCACCTGCTTCCGCAATGCAAAATCGTTGGACCAGTGTCGCGATTGTCTGATCAAATCGTCCGACTGCCATCGTCAAAATCGAGCGTTATTCCATGCAGCAAAATGCTTCGACCAGGCTATATTGATAAGTAAGGAGATGAATAAACTCGGTGATATTCGGGGGCTCGCCGAAAGGGCGTGTAATCTGTATCAACAGCACGGTTCACCGGAATCGGGCGCAACCGTACTGGATAAGGCAGCCAAAATACTTGAACAGTCACATCCAGAGGATGCGCTGCAGTTGTTCAAGCAGGCCGTCGATGTTGTTACG ATCGAAGATTCAACGCGCCAAGGTGCGGAGTATGCTAGCAAGGTATCGCGAATTATGGTCAAGCTCGGCATGTATGATCAAGCAGCGGATGCTATAAGGCGTGAAATCGGATTGCTCCAGCAAGTTGGTTCCGACAGTGCAATCGGACGCCTCGCAGTGGCTCTTGTGCTCGTACAGTTGGCCCGTGGTGATTACGTTGCGGCCGAGAAGGCTTTCAAAGAGTGGGGCAATTGTTGCGATGCGGCTGAAGTGCAAACGTTGGAATCTTTATTGCAG GCGTATGACGATGAGGATCCGGAACTGGCTCAGCGTGCCCTTTCGTCTCCTTTCATCCGGCACATGGACATCGAGTACGCTCGGTTGGCCCGAGATCTGCCATTACCGAAGGGTATGGCCATTGCTCCCAAGGCGAACGTTATCGAAAATGCCGCTGCATCGTACGTTTCTCCAAACAGTGGTGCTGCGATTGAT GCCTCCAAGCCGGTCGCCGGTCCGGCTGGAGACGACGAAGAGGACGGCGGCCTATGTTAG